In one window of Paraflavitalea soli DNA:
- a CDS encoding YihY/virulence factor BrkB family protein: MWSSLRSFFKVLKKAALAFIEDNAFKLSASLSYYTIFSMGPILIIVISLVGIFYGREAVQGRVYGQVKGFIGSDAAIQLQAIIKNIEQSQFKTTGIIIGVVMLLFGASGVFTEIQDSVNRIWSVKAKPKKGWLKFLTNRLLSFSLVVGLGFIMLVSLLISTLTDALSKQLERFFPENIIIVFYILNLLIVLVVITTLFAIIFKVLPDAIIQWRDVIKGSLFTALLFMGGKFLISFYISRSNVGVTFGTAATIVVILLWVYYSSVILYFGAEFTKCYAVEVGSGIKPKETAVFVVKQEAREIPASYLDT, from the coding sequence ATGTGGTCCTCTTTACGTTCATTTTTCAAGGTCCTGAAGAAAGCAGCACTGGCTTTCATCGAAGACAATGCATTCAAACTAAGCGCATCCCTGTCTTATTATACCATCTTCTCCATGGGCCCCATTCTCATCATTGTTATTTCCCTGGTAGGTATATTTTATGGCCGGGAAGCCGTACAGGGAAGGGTATACGGGCAGGTAAAAGGATTTATTGGCAGCGACGCTGCCATCCAGCTACAGGCAATCATTAAGAATATTGAACAGTCCCAGTTTAAGACCACCGGCATCATTATAGGCGTGGTCATGTTGTTATTTGGGGCCAGCGGTGTATTCACCGAGATACAGGATTCCGTCAACCGGATCTGGTCTGTAAAAGCCAAACCCAAAAAAGGATGGTTGAAATTTCTTACCAACAGGCTCCTGTCCTTTTCCCTGGTTGTAGGCCTGGGCTTTATTATGCTGGTATCCTTATTGATAAGCACCCTCACAGATGCCCTGAGCAAACAACTCGAAAGGTTTTTCCCCGAGAACATTATCATCGTTTTTTATATTCTCAACCTGCTGATCGTATTAGTGGTCATTACTACCTTATTCGCCATCATTTTCAAAGTATTACCCGATGCTATTATTCAGTGGCGTGATGTGATCAAAGGATCCCTGTTTACAGCCCTGCTCTTTATGGGCGGCAAATTCCTGATCAGCTTTTACATCAGCAGGTCCAATGTAGGAGTTACTTTCGGCACAGCCGCTACCATTGTTGTCATTTTATTGTGGGTATACTATTCTTCCGTGATCTTGTATTTCGGAGCAGAATTTACCAAATGCTACGCCGTAGAAGTAGGCAGTGGCATCAAGCCAAAGGAAACAGCCGTATTTGTGGTAAAGCAGGAAGCACGGGAAATTCCCGCCTCTTACCTCGATACATAA
- a CDS encoding PLDc N-terminal domain-containing protein, with product MKNLSRPAFILAMIGTALILIGLVAMPHYELGTYVMYAGFLLAGIFWIWAILDVISANDLKYYQKMFWLIVVVSVPVMGGLLFYILHQHANKIVT from the coding sequence ATGAAAAATCTAAGTCGCCCCGCTTTTATATTGGCCATGATCGGTACAGCCCTTATACTGATCGGTCTTGTAGCCATGCCCCATTATGAGCTAGGGACCTATGTTATGTATGCAGGATTTTTACTGGCCGGCATCTTTTGGATATGGGCTATCCTGGATGTGATTTCAGCAAATGACCTGAAGTATTACCAGAAAATGTTCTGGCTCATCGTAGTCGTTTCCGTACCCGTAATGGGAGGATTATTATTTTACATCCTCCACCAACACGCCAACAAGATCGTCACGTAA
- a CDS encoding DUF4142 domain-containing protein, translated as MKFFFWMGMLLTATGLVSCGGSAVQEKETPADSQMVAEHVDPSTRFPQQLVETHTLQDEAQFEANALQSAEETIALANLAIRKTTKPEVKTIAQNILQEHQQLYRDFQKLPHHGAGDTTRKFTDGRREELEKLNGTDFNRQWVEKMVTWNAAIISRYETAAGALKDKGTKELVNKALPILKIHQQQLETCRTKLQ; from the coding sequence ATGAAGTTTTTCTTTTGGATGGGAATGTTGCTGACCGCAACAGGGCTGGTGTCCTGTGGAGGAAGTGCTGTACAGGAAAAGGAAACACCGGCAGACTCACAGATGGTGGCAGAGCATGTAGACCCCAGTACCAGGTTTCCGCAACAACTGGTGGAAACGCACACTTTACAGGATGAAGCGCAGTTTGAAGCCAATGCCCTGCAATCGGCCGAAGAAACAATTGCGCTGGCTAACCTGGCTATCCGGAAGACTACCAAGCCTGAAGTAAAAACAATCGCCCAGAATATATTGCAGGAGCACCAGCAATTGTACCGTGACTTTCAAAAATTGCCCCACCATGGTGCTGGTGACACTACCCGAAAATTTACGGACGGCAGGCGGGAAGAACTCGAGAAGCTGAACGGGACTGATTTTAACCGGCAATGGGTTGAGAAAATGGTTACCTGGAATGCTGCTATTATCAGCCGGTATGAAACAGCCGCTGGCGCCCTGAAGGATAAAGGAACGAAAGAACTGGTCAATAAGGCGCTGCCTATTTTAAAGATACATCAGCAGCAATTGGAAACTTGCAGAACCAAACTTCAGTAG
- a CDS encoding ferritin-like domain-containing protein, whose translation MQTNEDLIEVLNDLIRINNDRIEGYEKAITETKDIDVDLKTLFRRMADQSRANKAELVQEVQKKGGGADTNSTTNSGKIYRAWMSVKATFAGKDRKSVLAACEFGEDAAQKAYQEALESDATMDVDIRQLIVKQKSSLKESHDLIKRHRDMQVANK comes from the coding sequence ATGCAAACAAATGAAGACCTGATCGAAGTGCTAAACGACCTGATCCGCATCAACAATGATCGCATTGAAGGTTATGAAAAAGCAATCACCGAAACAAAGGATATAGACGTTGACCTGAAGACCCTCTTCCGCCGCATGGCCGATCAAAGCCGGGCCAATAAAGCAGAACTCGTACAGGAAGTGCAAAAGAAAGGAGGAGGCGCCGATACCAATAGCACCACCAATTCCGGCAAGATCTACCGCGCCTGGATGAGCGTGAAAGCTACTTTCGCCGGAAAGGACCGCAAATCTGTATTGGCAGCTTGTGAATTTGGTGAAGATGCTGCCCAGAAAGCTTACCAGGAAGCATTGGAATCCGATGCTACTATGGATGTGGATATCCGTCAGTTGATCGTAAAGCAAAAATCTTCCCTGAAAGAATCACATGACCTTATTAAAAGACATCGTGATATGCAGGTAGCAAACAAATAA
- a CDS encoding T9SS type A sorting domain-containing protein → MKPIHTLGSLLLLLLGTTAHIQAQQVSISPGLYVTATGAPHLVFRSLGLTNNGNFKAAASTVTFTDSNNTRPVLINGSSNTSFYQLAINQDVQLEHNIAVTGNLYLNRGNLQLDHYTLDLAHSGNIIGERNTSRIIGKQGGAITRTAFLQAPQNANPGNIGVSITSAANLGETVITRGHELLVQGSGTATTNRYFDIAPAFNKNLNASLQFHYLDAELKGNESELTLFATEGYAWKSAGKDNSNPAGNWLIKNKLDQLHRYTLAGPPPSAAMQVYPNPVRDKFTLSLPATASGQLELNLLDQAGKIVERKKITTREGVNTIEWNISRHPAGNYNVVLKGTQTGTVKIIKE, encoded by the coding sequence ATGAAACCTATTCATACTTTGGGCAGCCTGCTCCTGCTCTTGCTGGGCACTACCGCCCACATCCAGGCACAGCAGGTATCCATTTCACCGGGCCTCTATGTCACAGCCACCGGAGCGCCCCACCTCGTCTTTCGCAGCCTGGGCCTTACCAACAATGGCAATTTCAAAGCAGCCGCCAGTACCGTCACCTTTACCGATAGCAACAACACCAGGCCTGTACTGATCAACGGCAGCAGTAACACCAGCTTTTACCAGTTGGCCATCAACCAGGATGTACAGTTGGAGCACAACATTGCCGTTACCGGCAACCTTTACCTCAACCGGGGCAACCTCCAATTGGACCATTACACATTAGACCTCGCTCATTCCGGTAATATTATTGGCGAAAGAAACACATCAAGGATCATCGGTAAACAGGGAGGCGCTATAACACGAACAGCCTTCCTCCAGGCCCCGCAAAATGCCAATCCAGGCAATATCGGCGTATCCATTACCAGCGCCGCCAACCTGGGTGAAACAGTTATCACACGGGGCCATGAATTATTGGTGCAGGGTTCAGGTACCGCCACCACCAACCGGTACTTCGATATAGCGCCTGCGTTCAATAAAAACCTCAACGCCAGCCTTCAATTCCATTACCTCGATGCAGAGCTGAAAGGCAATGAAAGTGAACTCACCCTTTTCGCCACAGAAGGATATGCCTGGAAGTCTGCCGGTAAAGACAATAGTAACCCAGCCGGCAACTGGCTCATCAAAAACAAGCTGGATCAACTGCACCGCTATACATTGGCAGGCCCTCCCCCCTCAGCAGCCATGCAGGTATATCCCAATCCCGTCAGGGATAAGTTTACCCTTTCACTGCCTGCCACAGCCAGCGGACAACTGGAATTAAACTTGCTCGATCAGGCGGGAAAAATAGTAGAGCGAAAGAAGATTACCACCCGGGAAGGTGTCAACACCATTGAATGGAACATCAGTCGCCACCCGGCAGGCAATTACAACGTGGTCCTGAAGGGTACCCAAACCGGTACCGTAAAGATCATCAAAGAATAA
- the ligD gene encoding non-homologous end-joining DNA ligase yields the protein MAVKEQTAKESVVTINRRSLKLTNLSKIYFPREKITKGDVIAYYNTMADHILPYLKNRPLSLKRNPNGILDKGFYHKDAAEEGPSWIKSFDQYAESSKKMVNYIVCNDKATLIYLANLGCIEMNPWNSTTRTPDKPTYLMIDIDPSDKNTFDQVVTVAQAVQEVLNRAGAVSYCKTSGATGIHVYVPLNARYTYEVAREFAHIVATLVQEQLPDLTSLERNLRKRGNKIYVDYLQNSQGQTLASAYSLRPVEDASVSTPLLWKEMKHGLHPSQFTIYNIEKRVKKLGDIFYMVLKEGNNLKGCLKNLGY from the coding sequence ATGGCAGTAAAAGAACAAACAGCTAAGGAAAGCGTGGTGACGATCAACCGGCGTTCACTGAAGCTTACGAATCTTTCTAAAATATATTTTCCCCGGGAAAAGATCACCAAGGGGGATGTGATCGCTTATTATAATACGATGGCAGATCATATATTGCCTTACCTGAAAAATCGTCCCCTGTCTTTGAAGCGGAATCCCAACGGGATCCTTGACAAAGGGTTTTATCACAAAGATGCAGCGGAGGAGGGGCCTTCCTGGATAAAGTCCTTTGATCAGTATGCTGAATCCTCCAAAAAGATGGTCAATTATATTGTGTGTAATGACAAAGCCACGCTGATCTACCTGGCCAACCTGGGATGTATTGAAATGAATCCCTGGAATTCTACCACCCGCACACCGGATAAACCTACTTACCTGATGATCGATATTGATCCCTCTGACAAGAATACCTTTGACCAGGTGGTGACGGTAGCGCAGGCGGTGCAGGAAGTCCTGAACAGGGCAGGGGCGGTGAGCTACTGTAAAACCTCCGGCGCTACGGGTATCCATGTGTATGTGCCCCTGAATGCCCGTTACACTTATGAAGTAGCCAGGGAGTTTGCGCATATTGTAGCTACGCTGGTGCAGGAACAATTGCCTGACCTTACTTCGCTGGAAAGGAACTTGCGTAAACGCGGCAACAAAATATATGTTGATTACCTGCAAAATTCACAGGGGCAAACGCTGGCTTCTGCGTATAGCCTGCGACCTGTGGAAGATGCTTCGGTATCCACACCCTTGTTGTGGAAAGAAATGAAGCATGGGTTGCATCCTTCGCAGTTCACTATCTACAATATAGAAAAGCGGGTAAAGAAGCTGGGAGATATCTTTTATATGGTGCTCAAGGAAGGGAATAACCTGAAAGGCTGTCTTAAGAACTTGGGGTATTGA
- a CDS encoding Hsp20/alpha crystallin family protein, which yields MKTGTIIKEADHDTLRTFYGCFSDLDHLQEELHVETRSYARLAINIAETASEYMMELALPGYKKSDLELLIENDMLIIRGTASCVPEHYEEVQHFYKKEFCVESFTRCFLLPEDIDRVTASLEGGILFIHFIKGARRVLPVNGPCYTETILIN from the coding sequence ATGAAAACAGGTACTATCATAAAAGAAGCTGATCATGACACGCTGCGAACATTTTATGGTTGTTTCTCCGATCTGGATCACCTGCAGGAGGAATTACATGTAGAAACAAGGTCCTATGCCAGGCTGGCCATTAATATAGCAGAAACAGCTTCGGAGTATATGATGGAACTGGCTTTGCCGGGATATAAAAAAAGCGACCTGGAATTGCTGATAGAAAACGATATGCTTATTATCCGGGGAACAGCCTCTTGTGTGCCTGAGCATTATGAAGAAGTACAGCACTTTTATAAGAAGGAGTTTTGTGTTGAATCATTTACCCGATGTTTCCTGTTGCCGGAAGATATAGACAGGGTTACTGCCAGTCTGGAAGGGGGGATCTTGTTTATTCATTTTATTAAAGGAGCCAGGCGGGTTTTGCCGGTAAATGGCCCCTGTTATACTGAAACAATACTTATCAATTAA
- a CDS encoding lmo0937 family membrane protein — translation MRSILYLIAVILVIGWILGFFVYSASGLIHILIILAIISLLLGLIRRT, via the coding sequence ATGAGAAGCATATTATATCTTATTGCTGTGATACTGGTTATCGGCTGGATACTTGGATTTTTTGTATACAGCGCCTCGGGACTGATCCATATCCTTATCATTCTGGCCATCATATCATTACTCCTGGGATTGATCAGAAGAACCTAA
- a CDS encoding NAD(P)/FAD-dependent oxidoreductase produces the protein MDLRSDKPYALLRHGLGHVYPSLRKNVKADVAIIGAGITGALVGWHLMQKGIQAIVIDRRHAGMGSTAASTSLLQYEIDTPLHKLIELVGEKNAVLSYLLCRQAIYDLHEICKQLPDKPAFALRPSFQFASYNNDVKELEREYFLRKRAGFNLQLLSVDDIIRLFGFNKPAGLLSADGGIVEAYELTHALLKHGQEKGMLVYDNTLVTGIDYEQKGVVLQTEWGFKVEAKQLVIACGYESHQYLPKKIEKLHSTYSIISEPMFINECWHQNALIWETANPYLYMRPTTDQRILVGGKDDAFYNPAKRDASLPRKTKQLEHSFSRLFPDIPFRTDFAWAGTFASTKDGLPYIGSIPERPHTWFALGFGGNGITFSLIAAQIISDLLSGKNNANSKLFGFNRPAGGVA, from the coding sequence ATGGATCTCCGGTCAGACAAACCATACGCGTTATTACGACATGGCTTGGGCCATGTCTATCCATCTTTACGGAAAAATGTAAAAGCCGATGTCGCCATTATCGGTGCTGGAATTACCGGCGCCCTCGTTGGCTGGCACCTTATGCAAAAAGGCATACAGGCCATCGTAATAGACCGGCGCCATGCCGGTATGGGCAGCACCGCCGCCAGCACCTCCCTGTTGCAATATGAAATAGACACTCCACTGCACAAGCTCATCGAGCTGGTAGGAGAGAAAAATGCCGTACTTAGTTACCTCCTGTGCAGGCAGGCCATCTACGATCTCCATGAAATATGTAAACAGCTGCCCGATAAACCAGCTTTCGCTTTAAGGCCCAGCTTCCAGTTTGCCAGCTACAACAATGATGTAAAAGAACTCGAACGCGAATACTTCCTGCGCAAAAGAGCGGGCTTCAACCTGCAGCTATTGTCCGTCGATGATATCATAAGGCTTTTTGGTTTCAACAAACCAGCCGGCCTCCTTTCCGCCGACGGCGGCATTGTAGAAGCCTACGAGCTCACCCACGCCCTGCTCAAACATGGTCAGGAGAAAGGAATGCTGGTATATGACAATACACTTGTAACCGGTATCGATTATGAACAGAAAGGCGTAGTACTCCAAACAGAGTGGGGATTTAAAGTAGAAGCAAAACAACTCGTCATTGCCTGCGGCTATGAATCACATCAATACCTGCCCAAAAAGATAGAAAAACTCCACTCTACCTATTCTATCATCAGCGAACCCATGTTTATCAATGAATGCTGGCACCAGAATGCATTGATCTGGGAAACCGCCAATCCCTATTTATACATGCGACCCACTACAGATCAACGCATATTGGTAGGCGGCAAAGACGATGCATTTTATAACCCCGCAAAACGCGACGCCAGCCTGCCCCGCAAAACAAAACAACTGGAACATTCCTTTAGCAGACTCTTTCCTGATATTCCATTCCGTACAGACTTTGCCTGGGCTGGTACCTTTGCCAGTACCAAAGATGGATTGCCTTATATTGGTAGCATTCCTGAAAGACCTCATACCTGGTTTGCACTGGGGTTTGGAGGCAATGGAATCACCTTTAGCCTCATTGCGGCACAGATCATAAGCGATTTATTATCAGGGAAAAACAATGCCAACAGCAAGCTATTTGGCTTCAACAGACCAGCGGGTGGGGTGGCATAA
- a CDS encoding DUF4142 domain-containing protein yields MKVLINKLAIACLVIGSMTMACQDETKPEESKEVAEDKNDAKFKTDSSEDKAAFVVDAVSGNYAEIKLAQLAIQKSTDKDIKAIAKSLEADHTAALEELKTLATSKAISIPTEEPDGTKEQLKDLSDDKPADFDKAWVKALMDKHEKTISSYEKELNDTKDEDLKAWLNKVLPIIRTHHDKLMAYNSKVKK; encoded by the coding sequence ATGAAAGTTTTAATCAATAAATTAGCCATCGCCTGCCTGGTAATAGGCAGCATGACAATGGCCTGCCAGGATGAAACCAAACCAGAAGAAAGCAAAGAAGTAGCAGAAGATAAGAACGACGCCAAGTTCAAGACCGATTCCTCTGAAGATAAAGCAGCATTTGTAGTGGATGCTGTATCAGGAAATTATGCAGAGATCAAACTGGCACAGCTGGCCATACAGAAATCAACAGATAAAGACATTAAAGCCATCGCCAAATCACTGGAAGCAGATCATACCGCAGCATTAGAGGAATTAAAAACCCTCGCCACCAGCAAAGCGATCAGCATTCCGACCGAAGAACCCGATGGAACAAAAGAACAACTGAAAGACCTGAGTGATGATAAGCCCGCAGATTTCGACAAAGCATGGGTAAAAGCATTGATGGACAAACACGAAAAGACCATCAGCAGTTATGAAAAGGAACTCAACGATACTAAAGATGAGGACCTGAAAGCCTGGCTCAACAAAGTGTTACCCATCATCCGCACCCATCACGATAAGCTAATGGCTTATAACTCAAAGGTTAAGAAATAG
- a CDS encoding FAD-dependent oxidoreductase, translated as MQRDGACQSLWQSSVPGYKARASYIPVGVQDVVIVGGGITGVSTALLLQKAGKRCVLVEGNNIGFGTTGGTTAHLNTFMDSSYAQIQQKFSTDDAALIAAGAQQAIGLIKQQIEEYNIHCLFRELPGYLFSTDEKQSKELDEIITASQKVGVQVDYTNNSVLPIPYDKIALFEGQAQFHPLQYLYGLARAFEDAGGVLLQNCRMLHAADNETIEVVTTKGNIKCRQLIYATHIPPGVNLLHFRCAPYRSYAMAVQLKNGDYPDAVAYDMNDPYHYYRTQEVDGKPYLIVGGEDHKTGHEDNTEACFRRLESHIRTFFEVSAVSYKWSSQYYEPTDGLPYIGHLPGHPGNIYVATGFGGNGMIYGTLAAILFRDLLVNGASPLEELLDPNRIKPVAGFANFVKEAADVVGKLVGGLFPEEKLPSLADIALEEGRIVEFEGKKMGIYKDERGKIYAIDPGCTHIKCTVQWNGAEKTWDCPCHGSRFSYTGEVLTGPARMNLAVYDVKMGKAISKNEW; from the coding sequence ATGCAAAGAGATGGAGCCTGTCAAAGCCTATGGCAATCCTCCGTGCCCGGTTACAAGGCCCGGGCCAGTTATATTCCTGTAGGGGTACAGGATGTAGTGATCGTTGGCGGAGGGATTACAGGAGTCAGTACAGCATTATTATTACAGAAGGCTGGTAAGCGGTGTGTTTTGGTAGAGGGAAATAATATTGGCTTTGGTACTACGGGCGGCACTACTGCGCACCTGAATACTTTCATGGACAGCTCCTATGCGCAGATCCAACAAAAATTTTCTACGGACGATGCTGCTCTCATAGCAGCGGGCGCGCAACAGGCCATCGGGCTTATCAAACAGCAAATTGAGGAGTATAATATACATTGCCTTTTCAGGGAATTACCCGGTTATCTTTTCTCAACAGACGAAAAGCAAAGTAAGGAATTGGATGAGATCATCACTGCATCTCAAAAAGTGGGGGTGCAGGTGGATTATACCAACAATTCGGTGTTGCCTATTCCTTATGATAAGATTGCGCTGTTTGAAGGCCAGGCACAGTTTCATCCTTTGCAATACCTGTATGGCCTGGCAAGGGCCTTTGAAGATGCGGGCGGGGTATTGTTGCAAAACTGCCGCATGTTGCATGCAGCGGATAACGAGACGATTGAAGTGGTTACCACCAAAGGGAATATCAAGTGCCGGCAGTTGATCTATGCTACGCATATTCCACCCGGTGTGAACCTGCTGCACTTCCGTTGTGCTCCTTACCGGAGTTACGCGATGGCGGTTCAATTAAAGAACGGGGATTATCCTGATGCTGTAGCTTATGATATGAATGATCCTTATCATTATTACCGCACGCAGGAGGTCGATGGAAAACCTTACCTGATAGTAGGTGGGGAGGATCATAAAACAGGGCATGAGGACAATACGGAGGCCTGTTTCCGGCGGTTGGAAAGTCATATACGGACCTTCTTTGAAGTATCAGCCGTAAGTTATAAATGGTCTTCGCAGTATTATGAGCCTACAGACGGGCTTCCTTATATTGGTCATTTGCCGGGGCATCCGGGGAATATTTATGTAGCTACTGGCTTCGGGGGTAATGGTATGATCTATGGTACGCTGGCTGCTATATTGTTCCGCGATCTGCTGGTAAATGGAGCAAGCCCGCTGGAAGAATTGCTGGATCCTAACCGGATCAAACCGGTAGCCGGATTTGCCAATTTTGTAAAAGAAGCGGCTGATGTGGTGGGCAAACTGGTAGGTGGGTTGTTTCCGGAAGAGAAGTTGCCCTCGCTGGCGGATATTGCTTTGGAAGAAGGGCGAATTGTGGAATTTGAAGGAAAGAAAATGGGTATTTATAAAGATGAGCGCGGCAAAATATATGCTATTGATCCTGGCTGTACGCATATTAAGTGTACGGTGCAATGGAATGGAGCAGAAAAAACATGGGACTGTCCCTGTCACGGATCCCGGTTCTCGTATACGGGGGAAGTGTTAACAGGCCCTGCCCGTATGAACCTGGCTGTTTATGATGTGAAGATGGGTAAGGCTATAAGCAAAAACGAATGGTAA
- a CDS encoding DUF6496 domain-containing protein, with translation MARYSKGAQKSVKSAMHRKKKGTLKSGKGGKGGKVKSRAQAIAIGLSEAREKGAKVPAKKKGAKKSTTRKKAAPKKKAAPKKKAAKKGGAKKKGTRKKAARKR, from the coding sequence ATGGCCAGGTATTCAAAAGGTGCGCAGAAATCGGTTAAGAGTGCCATGCACCGGAAGAAGAAGGGCACTTTGAAGTCGGGTAAGGGTGGTAAGGGCGGCAAGGTGAAAAGCAGGGCGCAGGCGATTGCCATAGGATTGTCGGAGGCGCGGGAGAAAGGAGCAAAAGTGCCTGCGAAGAAGAAAGGGGCCAAGAAAAGTACTACGCGTAAGAAAGCAGCTCCTAAGAAGAAGGCGGCGCCAAAGAAAAAAGCAGCGAAGAAGGGAGGCGCCAAAAAGAAGGGTACACGGAAGAAGGCTGCCAGGAAACGGTGA